From the Cucumis sativus cultivar 9930 chromosome 5, Cucumber_9930_V3, whole genome shotgun sequence genome, the window GAATAATAGCTCACCAGCTTCTTTTTTCATCAATCCTTTTACCTGTTTTGCTGATAGTCCGATCTTCATTAGATCATCAATCTGCTCAAATTAGGTACAAAAGGAAATCTCATGTGAGTTTGTGGATGAATCAACACCATTGACTCGTTGAATTAAACGTTATAAATCTGTTTGATAATGGTTTTGTTTGCTATGAATAAAGGGAAATATCGATATCCATTTGTGGTGTTTGTGTCGGGTGGGGGGTACTCACACTATTAAAAGGCTCGGGCGATTCTTTGCGAAGTTCAATTATTGCTGCTGCTCTCTTCTCTCCAATACCCTGGGGAGTGAAAAGATTTATCTTAATCTTTTGAAAGAAagcaattttcaaaagttgaaaagataATTGTTAGCATACTTACATTCAATTGTTTCAATTCTTCCCTGTGAAGGGCAAATaacagaaaaaggaaaagaagctTGTCAAATaggaaattaaacaaaaaatattcttCCTATTCCTAATATTGTAAGCTTAAGCAAAGGATATATGAGTCAGATGCATAGTTCTAAGCGTCCATTGGAAATCCACCAGAACCAAAAGCAACAACTTACTTGCTAGCTGTGTTAATAAACCTTAGAAGATCCTCCACTAGCAATTtctgaagaacaaaaagaaaaggagagattAAAAGGCAATGAGATCAACAAATTTACCACAACTTTGTCAAATCTAACCTGCAAACCCGTACTGCGCTTGCTTAGTTTTTCCCAAGGAGTAGTAGTTGGATTTGCAACATCCTCTTCATCATAAACCTGCAAACTTCGTTCCATTTTCGGAGTTTGTTGTTCCGTAACAGCATCAGTAGAGACTAAGGCATATGGATCATCACTAACAGGGATCTTACACGTTGGTGTCGAAGAACAGAGTAACTTCAAACTGTTTGATAATGCTTGTAATCGTGCACTGATTGGAGGAGATGATTCTTCATTGATCATATAGCTACTGTTTTCCTTATCTAAACACGAATCtgtaaaacataaacaagaaatttatgtaaaacaTTAAagtattttcataaaaaaaaagctaacaAAGCTGATGACATTATGACCTACTTTGAACAGCAAACAAACTGGTGCTACTGGTCACCTCAGGTGTGCTTTCCACAAGAATGTCGTCAATATTGATCATTGAGTAATTGTCTTCCTCGTTGATATTTTGACCTATAATcagttagaaaatatataatttacatACAACAGACGTGCACACCCAACCTACTAATATCTTCACTTTGGTACAAAATCATCATACCACCTCCATTGGCAGATAATACACTCATGTCGTTATCGATTCTTTCAGGTTCTTGCTTGCTATTAGAAACAAcctaggtaaaaaaaaaaaaagagaagtgtAAAATATGTATGCCAGAGTTTCATGCAATTTACTAAAACAATAGATAATCACCTCTGGCACAATAGTAGTTTCTACCGAATTGGAAATTTCTGCAACAGATAGTTCctgagaaatgaaaatttgtctTAAACGAGGAACAAAAAGATCTAACGTGTTCTTCGTGTTATTGAGCCTTCTATATACTTGCCTTCTCCAATGCAGAAGTAGATTCTTCTTCCGGCTTTATAGAACATGACAATGGTTTCACCTAACAGGGCGGCGACAGTATTAAATTCTTTGTGcattggattggattggagGGAGGATGTAAATACATGAACAAAAAATCAGGTTAGACATATAACTCAGTAACGGTTTCCTACCTGGTCTATAACAGAAATAGGTCCTCCATTCTTCAAACGTTCACGTCTAGAAGATGCACTTGACAATTTAGTTTcctgaaaagaaaatgttcaaaatgaggtgatatacaaattatataaaggAACAACTTCGAATTCTGGAAGTTATATAAAGAAACCAGAAGATATTTTGACTTTGTTGTTTATTATGATATATTGTTTCTAACAGTTGTTCTAGTTTGAAGATATATTGTAGTATTATTACTTGTAAATTCAGCAACATGCTTTCAGACAGTGACCAAAATGCAAGTGCAAGGGCTTTAGTTGGCATAAAAATGCTTGTAGCCTGAGAGTTGGCGACGCTAAAAACAGGCGcaacctttttatttatatagtcttcaatttctttaaacaGATCAATAGTTGTAAAGTAGTTATTAGAGAAACTTTTGCTCAGTGCAGTGTTTATCTTTGAGAGGTTTGATTCTCGATCCACCATATTGATTaaggtttcaaaatttatccTATGGAAACTTCAAGTTTCCTCTGTCCATATCGTTTCCAATAACAGAATAACAATTGTAGAATCACTCTTTGAAAGAAATGATATGCCACAATATGATAGTATAATAATATCTTAGCAACCAAAGAAGATAGATTAGATACCTTGTCCAGTTTTCCCAAATAACTTGTTGCATCATCGAACAACTTCCTTCAAATTGGGgataaaaagaagatataCAAACTAGTTAGAATTCATATATCCATATGAAATATCAATTCAGATGTAAGTGTCTGATtgagttttaatttgtatatacTTCATTTTATACCTTCCTTTCATTGCAGAGGAGGTTGTACTAACACTAGCCTTCTTttcagaaaatgaaaatcGGGAGATGGTCTGCTTCTTTGCAGTTGCAGAAACGCTCTTGGGTATTTGGCTTTTAAGTGATGAATGCACCGCAGAATTTGTTGAACTCTTCATTTTCCTAATGGCACTTGAAGCAACGCGCTTAATTACTTGACAAGATCTAGCTGCTAAGTTCGCCATGTAGATGGAGTCTTGGCAAAATGATGAATTCTGCAACCAACAAGTAATTGTGGAAACAAGGACAGTCATGAAAAGTGCATGAAAAACAATGACAGTCATGAAAAACCCAAATTAAACTCTATACCAAGCAACTAATCATCAAAATCTTGCTTTGCGCTCCTCCCAAGGAATCTTGCAGAATGCGTGTAAGCTTACTTTCTCGATATGGCACGTGGTTATCATTTGAATTCAAAGCAGAAGCAACATTCAGCAAGGCGTATATCGACTTgttaattttactattttcgaCGAGGCTCGTGCCATCAGTACTTCTCCTTCTAGCATCTTCATAACCTTATATAGAAGCAACAAGATGAGGAATTAAACAAGAAAGTAATTGAAGTACTTTTTCCTATAACTATTTGACAGgtcttataaatttaactaCCAGCCATGTCAACGAAATTCATCTTGGAAACAAAACGAGTATCTGGCGCAGTCTCATTGGTAGATGAAATATGCACTATCAAGCCCCTGTGGCTTCTAGGAGGAGGTTCATTTGTATTCTTTTGCCCTTGTTTATGTGAACTAGAACCAACAAAATATAGTCCATGAAAATCTGATAGAGATTTCACTGGAATCTgaataacaattaaaataaagtcaggattagaaaatttcaacaaacaaGATAAAGAATACTGATGACAAATGAATAAGCTTCAAAACTTGGGGCATAAAGGTAAAACCAGAGAACTTACCCGCGAAAGTCCCTTAAGTTGTATTTTTCCTTGACCATTATCCAATACCAGAACTGTTGCTCGTTTCGGATCCAGTAAATCATAGACATAGTCCATGTAAACTTCATAGTATGATATGGAAACTgatttccctttttctttggCCATTAGAAGTAATTCATTAATGGTTAATGATGCCAAACCCTGTTTCTCAATAGTACCCTGCAAAATGGATggtcaaattaatttaaaagatgaagGTAACAACAACTAAATgaggaaagaaacaaaataaataaataaagaggcATAAACCAAAGAGTCCTATAAGAGGAGCATATTTCTAAAACTTCGATGACAATAGAACTAACGGCTAGTTTCAGGAAGTCGGCTAACTACCTAACCAACTAAGTAACGAACTTTTTTAACTACTAAATAGCAAGTAACTAAAGGCCCTTAGAATTAGCTAATTTATACAATTTAGAGAATATCATGAAGTAGCTACATGATAATGGAAACcgattaattaaagaaaataaacatgatCAATGTTGCACCTGAATTGTAGAAGTTTTCCCAGTGCCTCTTGCACCATATGCGATAACTGTTGCATGATGACCATCAAAGACCCCAGGAATCAGAGATTTCACCTCTCttgtaaatatgttttcaGTGTCTTCGTTTTGCTCGTAGCAGTAGTCTACTTCATAAGTTTCCTTTCGACTGCAAAATGAATGAATCGTTTCCATCCAccaaaaaacatatttttagttCAGCAAATTGGATGGAGGAAGAATTAATTCAGCTTTGCATTCAACAATTGCAATTGAATCGTTTAGTTTCTTTCATGAGGTTTTGAGATTGAAACCGCAATGTAATATATTATCCCCAATTTACCACTCAACTATACCTTTTAGTAGTTTGATAAATCACATTGAGGAAAAATGCTCTAGGGttcaaatttaacaaactTTCCATGTAGTTCCCAGAAACATAATAGTCCATACTCGCAATTTATTTCCCCTTGATAAACTATAACAATTCGGTTCCCATAAACCACGAATCCAATACTTCCCAGTTCTCATTTCTCCACATTTAACAAAAGCATATTCACTGaattcactttcttcttcttctcaataCTTCCATGATCATTATCTCTTAAATTACCAAttaaccca encodes:
- the LOC101218738 gene encoding kinesin-like protein KIN-10C isoform X1, with amino-acid sequence MDSSSRALKGFKEGRKVRVIAKIKSLPGQEIDGESTASWISVNKPNGDASESVAISFGDQPVSRKETYEVDYCYEQNEDTENIFTREVKSLIPGVFDGHHATVIAYGARGTGKTSTIQGTIEKQGLASLTINELLLMAKEKGKSVSISYYEVYMDYVYDLLDPKRATVLVLDNGQGKIQLKGLSRIPVKSLSDFHGLYFVGSSSHKQGQKNTNEPPPRSHRGLIVHISSTNETAPDTRFVSKMNFVDMAGYEDARRRSTDGTSLVENSKINKSIYALLNVASALNSNDNHVPYRESKLTRILQDSLGGAQSKILMISCLNSSFCQDSIYMANLAARSCQVIKRVASSAIRKMKSSTNSAVHSSLKSQIPKSVSATAKKQTISRFSFSEKKASVSTTSSAMKGRKLFDDATSYLGKLDKETKLSSASSRRERLKNGGPISVIDQVKPLSCSIKPEEESTSALEKELSVAEISNSVETTIVPEVVSNSKQEPERIDNDMSVLSANGGGQNINEEDNYSMINIDDILVESTPEVTSSTSLFAVQNSCLDKENSSYMINEESSPPISARLQALSNSLKLLCSSTPTCKIPVSDDPYALVSTDAVTEQQTPKMERSLQVYDEEDVANPTTTPWEKLSKRSTGLQKLLVEDLLRFINTASKEELKQLNGIGEKRAAAIIELRKESPEPFNSIDDLMKIGLSAKQVKGLMKKEAGELLFN
- the LOC101218738 gene encoding kinesin-like protein KIN-10C isoform X2; the encoded protein is MDSSSRALKGFKEGRKVRVIAKIKSLPGQEIDGESTASWISVNKPNGDASESVAISFGDQPVSRKETYEVDYCYEQNEDTENIFTREVKSLIPGVFDGHHATVIAYGARGTGKTSTIQGTIEKQGLASLTINELLLMAKEKGKSVSISYYEVYMDYVYDLLDPKRATVLVLDNGQGKIQLKGLSRIPVKSLSDFHGLYFVGSSSHKQGQKNTNEPPPRSHRGLIVHISSTNETAPDTRFVSKMNFVDMAGYEDARRRSTDGTSLVENSKINKSIYALLNVASALNSNDNHVPYRESKLTRILQDSLGGAQSKILMISCLNSSFCQDSIYMANLAARSCQVIKRVASSAIRKMKSSTNSAVHSSLKSQIPKSVSATAKKQTISRFSFSEKKASVSTTSSAMKGRKLFDDATSYLGKLDKETKLSSASSRRERLKNGGPISVIDQVKPLSCSIKPEEESTSALEKELSVAEISNSVETTIVPEVVSNSKQEPERIDNDMSVLSANGGQNINEEDNYSMINIDDILVESTPEVTSSTSLFAVQNSCLDKENSSYMINEESSPPISARLQALSNSLKLLCSSTPTCKIPVSDDPYALVSTDAVTEQQTPKMERSLQVYDEEDVANPTTTPWEKLSKRSTGLQKLLVEDLLRFINTASKEELKQLNGIGEKRAAAIIELRKESPEPFNSIDDLMKIGLSAKQVKGLMKKEAGELLFN